A genome region from Syntrophaceae bacterium includes the following:
- a CDS encoding cytochrome b5: MSGPDGREYDAQTLADCDGSEGKRACVAVDGVVYDVGASRLWRGGLHMKRHRAGRDLTADIEAAPHGREVLEKVPRAGTLKQAGAGGDAVPAWLAGLLDRFPFLRRHPHPMVVHFPIVFMYSATFFDVLYMVTGVKAFEVTAFHCLAGGILFIPPAMLTGWFTWWLNYLARPMAHVTVKMRLSWVLLAVSLAAFLWRFWIPGVMDETGAGRWVYIAMLLSLAPVVSVIGYYGGELTFPTGKGRS, encoded by the coding sequence TTGAGCGGACCGGACGGCAGGGAATACGACGCGCAGACACTCGCCGATTGCGACGGGAGCGAGGGGAAACGGGCCTGCGTGGCCGTCGACGGCGTCGTCTACGACGTGGGCGCAAGCCGGCTCTGGAGGGGCGGCCTGCACATGAAGCGCCACCGCGCGGGCCGGGACCTCACCGCGGACATCGAGGCGGCCCCCCACGGCAGGGAGGTGCTGGAAAAGGTCCCCCGGGCCGGCACGCTGAAGCAGGCGGGCGCCGGGGGGGACGCCGTCCCGGCATGGCTTGCCGGGCTGCTCGACCGGTTCCCGTTCCTGCGCCGCCACCCCCACCCGATGGTGGTCCATTTCCCCATCGTGTTCATGTACTCGGCCACGTTCTTCGACGTCCTCTACATGGTGACAGGGGTCAAGGCCTTCGAGGTGACGGCCTTCCACTGCCTGGCGGGCGGGATCCTCTTCATCCCGCCGGCCATGCTCACGGGCTGGTTCACGTGGTGGCTCAACTACCTGGCCAGGCCCATGGCGCACGTCACCGTCAAGATGCGTCTGTCCTGGGTTCTCCTCGCGGTTTCTCTTGCGGCCTTCCTGTGGCGGTTCTGGATTCCGGGCGTGATGGACGAGACGGGGGCTGGACGATGGGTCTACATCGCGATGCTCCTGTCGCTCGCCCCGGTCGTGAGCGTCATCGGGTATTACGGGGGGGAGCTGACCTTCCCGACGGGGAAGGGAAGAAGTTAA
- the cydB gene encoding cytochrome d ubiquinol oxidase subunit II, with the protein METLQIYLPDYFFLALGLLLFLYMATDGYNLGLGIFSLAARNEEERGLMIHSIASTWHASQTWLVILGGLLFGAFPVVYGVAMSALYVPVMLMLAGLAFRGVAIEFYHESPNRARWGLAFGLGSLVATLAQGFTLGGLLSGMPVVNGQFAGGWGDWLNPFSALVAAGGAAGFLLLGTTYLAMKAEGELRERALKAAAVAAWAVLAGLAVILLWMSLQHREGRFSLLALRQGHYIYLTLPIFLFEFAMLLRSLRRGEPDKPFQWSVLLFLTLVVGIAAALYPTAVPPGLSIFDAAAPPRSLWFLFAVSAVLLPVMLAYNAWVYLVFRGKAGEGDKPGH; encoded by the coding sequence ATGGAAACCCTGCAGATCTACCTGCCCGACTACTTCTTCCTCGCCCTGGGGCTTCTGCTGTTCCTCTACATGGCCACCGACGGCTACAACCTGGGGCTGGGGATCTTCTCGCTGGCGGCCCGAAACGAAGAGGAGCGGGGGCTCATGATCCACTCGATCGCCTCCACCTGGCACGCGAGCCAGACCTGGCTCGTGATCCTGGGCGGCCTGCTCTTCGGCGCCTTCCCCGTCGTCTACGGGGTCGCCATGTCGGCCCTCTACGTCCCCGTCATGCTCATGCTGGCCGGGCTTGCCTTCCGCGGCGTGGCGATCGAGTTCTACCACGAATCGCCCAACCGCGCCCGCTGGGGCCTTGCCTTCGGGCTGGGGAGCCTCGTCGCGACCCTCGCCCAGGGGTTCACCCTCGGGGGGCTGCTGAGCGGCATGCCGGTGGTCAACGGGCAGTTTGCCGGCGGCTGGGGCGACTGGCTCAACCCCTTTTCGGCCCTGGTCGCCGCCGGCGGGGCCGCGGGATTTCTCCTGCTCGGCACCACCTACCTCGCCATGAAAGCGGAGGGGGAGCTCCGGGAACGAGCCCTGAAGGCGGCCGCGGTCGCGGCGTGGGCCGTTCTCGCTGGGCTCGCCGTGATCCTGCTGTGGATGTCCCTGCAGCACCGGGAAGGCCGCTTCTCCCTGCTCGCGCTGCGGCAGGGCCACTACATCTACCTCACCCTGCCCATCTTCCTCTTCGAGTTTGCCATGCTGCTGCGAAGCCTCAGGAGGGGGGAGCCCGACAAGCCCTTCCAGTGGAGCGTGCTGCTGTTCCTGACCCTCGTGGTCGGGATCGCCGCCGCCCTGTACCCCACGGCCGTCCCGCCCGGGCTGTCCATCTTCGATGCGGCCGCCCCGCCGCGCTCGCTCTGGTTCCTCTTTGCCGTGAGCGCCGTGCTGCTGCCCGTGATGCTCGCCTACAATGCCTGGGTGTACCTCGTGTTCCGCGGAAAGGCGGGGGAGGGGGACAAGCCCGGGCACTGA
- a CDS encoding cytochrome ubiquinol oxidase subunit I: MDTLFDTVMLSRLQFAAMAMVHISFSVLTVGLALFIAVMEGLWLRTKDPVYYGHARFWSRLLILNFGIGVVTGLPLEFAFGNNWAPFAARSTFFGEILGTETLSAFMLEAGFLGVMIFGWNRVPPKLHFFSTCMVVLGSSLSVFWIMVANSWMQSPAGVVVDGGRIIVTDFREAIFNPDMMISTAHMYLACLQTSLLVVGGISAWYVLKGRHTAFFARSFQTALIAALVISPLQVWVGDENGREVARLQPTKLAAMEAHWETNLPGQGAAWIIAAWPDEANQKNAWAVEVPYVLSLLLTHSPTGEVKGLREFPQDLHPPILLTFYPFRVMVFAGFAFLGLALWTGWRWKKGALTAERLAGERRLLWAWMAAGPLAWAAVEGGWITREVGRQPWLVYGLVRTGEAATPLPAGAVAASLAGYLVIAGLLTAAFVALAARVLAQGPDPSTLEPPQARPGH; the protein is encoded by the coding sequence ATGGACACGCTCTTCGATACCGTGATGCTCTCCCGCCTTCAATTTGCCGCCATGGCCATGGTCCACATCTCCTTCTCGGTGCTGACCGTCGGGCTGGCCCTGTTCATCGCCGTGATGGAAGGCCTGTGGCTCAGGACGAAGGACCCCGTTTACTACGGCCACGCCCGCTTCTGGAGCCGGCTGCTGATTCTGAACTTCGGCATCGGCGTGGTCACCGGGCTCCCCCTGGAATTCGCCTTCGGCAACAACTGGGCGCCCTTCGCGGCACGGAGCACCTTCTTCGGCGAGATCCTCGGCACAGAGACCCTTTCGGCCTTCATGCTCGAGGCGGGGTTCCTGGGCGTCATGATCTTCGGGTGGAACCGGGTGCCCCCGAAGCTCCATTTCTTCTCCACCTGCATGGTCGTCCTCGGCTCCTCCCTCTCGGTGTTCTGGATCATGGTGGCCAATTCCTGGATGCAGTCCCCCGCCGGGGTCGTGGTCGACGGCGGGCGGATCATCGTCACGGACTTCCGGGAGGCCATCTTCAACCCCGACATGATGATCAGCACGGCCCACATGTATCTCGCCTGTCTCCAGACGAGCCTCCTTGTCGTCGGCGGGATCAGCGCCTGGTACGTCCTGAAGGGACGCCACACGGCGTTCTTCGCGCGGTCCTTCCAGACGGCCCTGATCGCCGCCCTCGTGATTTCGCCCCTGCAGGTCTGGGTCGGCGACGAGAACGGGCGTGAAGTGGCGAGACTGCAGCCCACGAAGCTCGCGGCCATGGAAGCCCACTGGGAGACGAACCTCCCGGGGCAGGGGGCCGCCTGGATCATCGCGGCCTGGCCCGACGAGGCGAACCAGAAAAACGCCTGGGCCGTCGAGGTGCCGTATGTCCTGAGTCTCCTGCTCACCCACTCGCCGACGGGCGAGGTGAAAGGACTCAGGGAGTTCCCCCAAGACCTGCACCCCCCCATCCTGCTGACCTTCTATCCCTTCCGGGTCATGGTCTTCGCAGGCTTCGCCTTCCTGGGCCTTGCGCTCTGGACGGGGTGGCGCTGGAAGAAGGGGGCGCTCACCGCCGAGCGGCTTGCGGGCGAGAGACGGCTTCTCTGGGCCTGGATGGCGGCGGGCCCGCTGGCCTGGGCCGCCGTGGAGGGAGGCTGGATCACGCGCGAGGTGGGACGCCAGCCCTGGCTCGTCTACGGCCTCGTGAGGACCGGCGAGGCCGCCACCCCGCTGCCGGCGGGGGCCGTCGCCGCCTCCCTGGCGGGCTATCTCGTCATTGCGGGCCTGCTCACGGCGGCGTTTGTCGCCCTGGCCGCGCGTGTGCTGGCGCAGGGGCCCGACCCCTCGACCCTCGAGCCCCCGCAGGCCCGCCCGGGCCATTGA
- a CDS encoding PilZ domain-containing protein, with product MRKITRTADSYDLVYERRRLERFDLQVPAKIEVLSSPDSASVLELLTKDICAGGAYFPTKTALAAGTKVKLDILLPVRNVGTDTDSTRGLIKVNGTVIRSGPAGMAIGFDGGYLITPFREAMN from the coding sequence ATGAGGAAGATAACCCGTACGGCCGACAGCTACGATCTGGTCTACGAGCGCAGGAGGCTCGAGCGTTTCGATCTCCAGGTCCCCGCCAAGATCGAGGTGCTTTCCTCACCGGACTCGGCATCGGTCCTCGAACTCCTGACGAAGGACATCTGTGCGGGCGGCGCCTATTTCCCCACCAAGACGGCGCTTGCCGCGGGCACAAAGGTCAAGCTCGACATCCTGTTGCCGGTCCGGAATGTCGGCACCGACACGGACAGCACGAGGGGCCTGATCAAGGTCAACGGCACCGTCATCCGGTCGGGGCCCGCCGGGATGGCCATCGGCTTCGACGGGGGATACCTGATCACCCCGTTCCGCGAAGCCATGAACTGA
- a CDS encoding DUF4340 domain-containing protein, whose translation METRHLIILAAVAAVLTGAVILLGIMEDRQEVTLKEGSYILQGFNPEKVYGIYIKQGDEALTFKRRDERFFLTGKHDYPVSNEQINRIVRAIADIRCAERVTADERNHGALGVAGEKVGLVVRFFSESGQKMTGIVIGRDRPGFPGFYVRLEDEKQVYLSTDAMPAVSTKTADYIRRDLPPGRKSDYVRIACSNGSGAFALDLREGRPVLEDIPKRQRQDERAVTELLKTLEQFPVRNVYRRDDLAAIAWPARLDFHRKDGTIYRIELAEKDGRHFARAEALPGGEAAAKGAPAGADTGQDSAPLPVDTVRAFNRDHGDWVYEIDPSWMRVARMKQADLLE comes from the coding sequence ATGGAAACGAGGCATCTGATCATCCTCGCCGCCGTCGCCGCCGTGCTCACCGGGGCCGTGATCCTGCTCGGCATCATGGAAGACCGCCAGGAGGTGACCCTCAAGGAGGGCAGCTACATCCTCCAGGGGTTCAACCCGGAGAAGGTCTACGGGATCTACATCAAGCAGGGCGACGAGGCGCTCACCTTCAAGCGCCGGGACGAGCGGTTCTTCCTCACGGGCAAGCACGACTACCCCGTCTCCAACGAGCAGATCAACCGGATCGTGAGGGCGATCGCCGACATCCGCTGCGCCGAGCGGGTGACCGCCGACGAGCGCAACCACGGGGCGCTGGGTGTTGCGGGGGAGAAGGTGGGCCTGGTGGTCCGCTTCTTCAGCGAGTCGGGCCAGAAGATGACGGGGATCGTCATCGGCCGGGACCGGCCCGGGTTCCCGGGGTTCTACGTCCGGCTCGAGGACGAAAAGCAGGTCTACCTCAGCACGGACGCAATGCCGGCGGTGAGCACGAAAACCGCGGACTACATCCGCCGCGACCTGCCGCCCGGCCGCAAGAGCGATTATGTCCGGATCGCCTGCAGCAACGGCTCGGGCGCCTTCGCCCTCGACCTGCGCGAGGGCAGGCCCGTCCTCGAGGACATCCCGAAGAGGCAGCGGCAGGACGAACGCGCCGTCACGGAGCTTCTGAAGACGCTCGAGCAGTTCCCGGTCCGCAACGTTTACCGCAGAGACGACCTGGCGGCGATTGCCTGGCCTGCGCGGCTGGACTTCCACCGCAAGGACGGGACGATCTACCGGATCGAGCTTGCGGAAAAGGACGGAAGGCACTTCGCCCGCGCCGAGGCGCTCCCCGGCGGCGAGGCGGCGGCGAAAGGAGCCCCGGCAGGCGCCGACACGGGGCAGGATTCGGCACCGCTGCCCGTCGACACCGTGAGGGCCTTCAACCGGGACCACGGGGACTGGGTCTACGAGATCGACCCCTCGTGGATGCGCGTGGCCCGGATGAAGCAGGCGGACCTGCTGGAATGA
- a CDS encoding GldG family protein yields the protein MLKKNAKVLAAVLLIALITFSSITLLAKAGRALKVDLTQDRIYSLTDETKKVLAGITHPVRLKLFYSRTEALKGFDSLRSYSNYFFYIRDLLREYASRSRGKITLEIIDPRRDTREEREALQYGLRPIPTAGDDRFYFGLVLVTEFGQEKAIALLSPVRQQLAEYDITEMIHSATSRTKKRIGILSTVSLESAAYPAETARAAGLAEAGLKGPSALEPLKSHYDVTMLAPHSDLRNLDAVVVVHPRDLPEQTLAALDRYVTGGGKLVVFQDPAFTADASAAAASSAYTPGRNASNLNRLLAAWGCEMAPDVLAADPGLAPRDSAGPPTAMTLKGKAISREDGLGTGVTQVRVLNAGALQIRTVPGITATAFLRSSETGFTVRADNPQQRASEGKETVTLGVRLTGRFPSALAADAAAEAPGTGGSKPPAAAGKTAPAVVVFSDVDMLTAPLAAAAPAGGNADLVLSTMEGLTGSVSLASIKARGRIIRPFSAVDRMEEDFEDATASTAAALRAEIAAGERELASLARKSREGEESLLKEEILRSRKLTEAKIARAKEELAALQHRKRAMVESLFTAWKVFILLTGPILVLLIPASVLAAHLLGRAEWIKRKPWKRGI from the coding sequence ATGCTGAAGAAGAACGCCAAGGTCCTCGCGGCCGTCTTGCTCATCGCGCTGATCACCTTCTCGTCCATCACCCTGCTCGCGAAGGCGGGCCGGGCGCTGAAGGTCGATCTCACGCAGGACCGCATCTACTCGCTCACCGACGAGACGAAAAAGGTCCTCGCGGGGATCACGCACCCGGTGCGCCTCAAGCTGTTCTATTCCCGAACGGAGGCCCTGAAGGGGTTCGACTCCCTCCGGTCCTACAGCAACTACTTCTTCTACATCCGGGACCTGCTGCGGGAGTACGCGTCGCGCTCCCGCGGGAAGATCACCCTCGAGATCATCGACCCCCGCCGCGATACGCGCGAGGAACGGGAGGCGCTCCAGTACGGCCTGCGCCCCATCCCCACGGCCGGCGACGACCGGTTCTACTTCGGGCTCGTTCTCGTGACCGAGTTCGGCCAGGAGAAGGCCATCGCCCTGCTCTCGCCGGTGCGCCAGCAGCTTGCCGAGTACGACATCACCGAGATGATCCACAGCGCCACGTCACGGACGAAGAAGAGGATCGGGATCCTCTCCACGGTCAGCCTCGAGAGCGCCGCGTATCCCGCCGAGACGGCGCGTGCGGCGGGCCTCGCGGAGGCCGGCCTGAAGGGCCCGTCGGCCCTCGAGCCGCTGAAGTCGCACTACGACGTGACGATGCTCGCCCCCCACTCGGATCTGCGGAACCTCGACGCCGTGGTGGTCGTCCACCCCCGCGATCTCCCCGAACAGACCCTCGCGGCCCTGGACCGCTACGTCACGGGCGGCGGGAAGCTCGTCGTGTTCCAGGACCCCGCCTTCACGGCCGATGCCTCCGCGGCCGCCGCGTCGAGCGCCTACACGCCCGGGCGGAACGCCTCGAACCTCAACCGCCTGCTTGCCGCCTGGGGCTGCGAGATGGCGCCGGACGTGCTCGCCGCCGACCCGGGGCTCGCCCCGCGCGACTCGGCGGGCCCGCCCACCGCGATGACGCTCAAGGGCAAGGCCATCAGCCGGGAAGACGGTCTCGGCACCGGCGTGACCCAGGTCCGGGTTCTCAATGCCGGCGCGCTGCAGATCCGGACGGTCCCGGGGATCACGGCGACCGCTTTCCTGCGGAGCTCGGAGACGGGCTTCACCGTCCGGGCCGATAACCCGCAGCAGCGTGCCTCGGAGGGGAAGGAGACCGTCACCCTCGGGGTTCGCCTCACCGGAAGATTCCCGAGCGCCCTGGCGGCAGATGCGGCCGCGGAGGCGCCCGGGACGGGAGGATCGAAACCGCCGGCGGCCGCGGGCAAGACCGCCCCGGCCGTGGTCGTGTTCTCCGACGTGGACATGCTGACGGCTCCCCTGGCCGCGGCGGCTCCGGCGGGCGGCAACGCGGACCTGGTCCTCTCCACGATGGAGGGCCTCACGGGCTCGGTTTCCCTGGCGAGCATCAAGGCCCGCGGCAGGATCATCCGGCCCTTCAGCGCCGTCGACCGGATGGAGGAGGACTTCGAGGATGCGACGGCCTCAACCGCAGCCGCCCTGCGGGCCGAGATCGCCGCCGGGGAGAGAGAACTGGCCAGCCTGGCCCGCAAGAGCCGGGAGGGCGAGGAGTCCCTGCTGAAGGAGGAGATCCTCCGGAGCCGCAAGCTGACGGAGGCGAAGATCGCGCGCGCGAAGGAGGAACTGGCGGCCCTCCAGCACAGGAAGCGCGCCATGGTCGAGAGTCTTTTCACGGCCTGGAAAGTCTTCATCCTGCTGACGGGACCCATCCTGGTGCTGCTGATCCCGGCCTCGGTGCTCGCCGCACACCTGCTCGGCCGGGCCGAATGGATCAAGAGGAAGCCATGGAAACGAGGCATCTGA